The Bradyrhizobium sp. WBAH42 genome includes a window with the following:
- a CDS encoding ABC transporter permease, which yields MAFYVVQFLTGLASAASLFLVASGLSIIFGVTRIVNFAHGAFYMIGAYIAFTLTERLSGAFGFWGGIVLAAFAVALIGVIVEMVLLRRIYHAPELFQLLATFGLTLMVEDLVVLIWGPDDLVGRRAPGFKGAIDFFGQNIPSYDLFLIVLGPVVLGILWLLFQRTRWGVLVRAATQDRDMVAALGVNQKWLFTSVFAVGVFLAALGGALQIPRDAVHHAMDLRIIVEVFVVVVIGGLGSIVGAFVAAVLVSELNAFGILIFPKISIILVFLVMAVVLIVRPWGLFGKPEAAARKTPGLTVNPWRPLTSSERLMALAALVIAAMLPLFAGNYLLTVGSEIAIFVIFAVSLHFLMSVGGLASFGHAAYFGLGAYGIAFLAKMAGLPMIVCLLLGPLLGCMGAAVFGFFAVQLSGVYFAMLTLAFAQIVWSIAFQWVNVTGGDNGILGLWPSSWAASPSRFYWLALGVAALVTVALRAMVFSPFGYALRATRDSGLRSEAIGIDAKRIQWTAFVIAGTTAGIGGALFAYLKGSVFPDNLGISLSVDALVMVLLGGVETVSGAVIGAIVYKALNIWLVSQTDLSKLVLGGFIMLIVVVFPKGIVGTLEMLAQRRKKASPPGSPLLAKPIESAE from the coding sequence ATGGCCTTTTACGTCGTACAGTTTCTGACCGGTCTCGCCAGCGCGGCGTCGCTGTTCCTGGTGGCATCGGGCCTGTCGATCATCTTCGGCGTGACGCGGATCGTGAATTTCGCGCATGGCGCCTTCTACATGATCGGCGCCTACATCGCCTTCACGCTGACCGAGCGCCTGTCCGGCGCATTCGGCTTCTGGGGCGGCATCGTGCTGGCCGCGTTCGCGGTGGCGCTGATCGGCGTCATCGTCGAGATGGTGCTGCTCCGGCGCATCTATCATGCGCCCGAGCTGTTCCAGCTGCTCGCGACCTTCGGTCTGACCTTGATGGTCGAGGATCTGGTCGTGCTGATCTGGGGGCCTGACGACCTCGTCGGCCGCCGCGCGCCGGGGTTCAAGGGCGCGATCGATTTCTTCGGCCAGAACATTCCGAGCTACGATCTGTTTCTGATCGTGCTCGGCCCCGTCGTGCTCGGCATTCTCTGGCTGCTGTTCCAGCGCACGCGCTGGGGCGTGCTGGTGCGCGCGGCGACGCAGGACCGCGACATGGTGGCAGCCCTCGGCGTCAATCAGAAATGGCTGTTCACGAGCGTGTTCGCCGTCGGCGTCTTCCTCGCAGCGCTCGGCGGCGCGCTTCAGATACCGCGCGATGCCGTGCATCACGCCATGGATCTGCGCATCATCGTCGAGGTGTTCGTCGTGGTCGTGATCGGCGGCCTCGGCAGCATCGTCGGCGCTTTCGTCGCGGCGGTGCTGGTCTCCGAGCTGAATGCCTTCGGCATCCTGATCTTCCCGAAGATCTCCATCATCCTGGTCTTCCTGGTGATGGCGGTGGTGCTGATCGTGCGTCCCTGGGGCCTGTTCGGCAAGCCGGAAGCGGCCGCGCGCAAGACGCCGGGCCTCACCGTCAATCCCTGGCGGCCGCTGACCTCGAGCGAGCGGCTGATGGCGCTTGCGGCGCTCGTGATCGCAGCGATGCTGCCGCTGTTCGCCGGCAATTATCTGCTGACCGTGGGCTCGGAGATCGCGATCTTCGTGATCTTCGCCGTCAGCCTGCACTTCCTGATGTCGGTCGGCGGCCTCGCCTCGTTCGGTCACGCCGCCTATTTCGGCCTGGGCGCCTATGGCATCGCCTTTCTCGCCAAGATGGCGGGACTGCCGATGATCGTCTGCCTGCTGCTCGGCCCGCTGCTCGGCTGCATGGGCGCGGCGGTGTTCGGCTTCTTCGCGGTGCAGCTCTCCGGCGTCTATTTCGCGATGCTGACGCTCGCCTTTGCGCAGATCGTGTGGTCGATCGCGTTCCAGTGGGTGAACGTGACCGGCGGTGACAACGGCATTCTCGGCCTCTGGCCCTCGAGCTGGGCGGCAAGCCCGTCGCGCTTCTACTGGCTTGCGCTCGGCGTCGCGGCGCTGGTGACCGTCGCGCTGCGAGCCATGGTGTTCTCGCCGTTCGGCTACGCGCTTCGCGCCACGCGCGACTCAGGCCTGCGCAGCGAAGCCATCGGCATCGATGCCAAGCGCATCCAGTGGACCGCCTTCGTGATCGCAGGCACGACCGCCGGCATCGGCGGCGCATTGTTCGCCTATCTCAAGGGCAGCGTGTTCCCCGACAATCTCGGCATCTCGCTGTCGGTCGACGCGCTGGTCATGGTGCTGCTCGGCGGCGTCGAGACGGTGTCGGGCGCGGTGATCGGCGCCATCGTCTACAAGGCTTTGAACATCTGGCTGGTGAGCCAGACCGATCTGTCGAAGCTCGTGCTCGGCGGCTTCATCATGCTGATCGTCGTCGTCTTCCCCAAGGGCATCGTCGGCACGCTTGAGATGCTGGCGCAG